The following DNA comes from Candidatus Methylacidiphilum fumarolicum.
AGCGCTCTCTTTTTTCTCTTTCTTTTTCTGTAGTCCTTGAGCACTTTATTTAATTTTAATTAATTGTGATTTGTATTTATTAGGGTAAACAAAGACACACAACGGGATTGTTTGTTTTTTCCCATTTCATTTAAAAAATTTCTAAGATTTTTTCTGCAAAAATTTCTGCAAAAAAAATTTTGGCCTTAAGTATGAAGCACATTCTATCGCTATTTCAGAGCAAATTGCTCTCCTTAGGAACTTTGAAAGCTTTCAAAAAGATTTCAAATGACCATTATTGAAAGGGATTAACTAAGGAGATTAGATTCTCAAAAGATTTGGCAAACCAGAATCGAAGTTTTTTTGAAATTTAAAGCTTTCCTTTTTAACAAAAGAAGGGATGGGAATGTAGAGCGATATCAGTTCAATGGAACATTGTAAAGGCAGGACAATGTAGTCCGTATGAATGGGGAGACATAATCTTGATACCCGATAAAGAACTTTGCCACAAGGAATATTTCAGCAGTCTTAATAAAACTCTTACAGACTATTCAGTTATAGCCATCTTGGAATGCGATGGAGGAAAAAGCGTTAGTAGGAACCTTACGGACTTATCCATTATCGCTCGTTCTGACTGCTTTCCTCGAATTCAGGAAGTGTAGGTTACCGTTTACGATATGATCTGTGAGCTTTTAATGGAATAGAAGTAAAAAGAAGAGGAGTGAGAAAACTTTTACGACCTCAAAAAAATTTTCCCTCTGCCGAAGATCTTAGGGATGAGCATTAATAGTCAAAAAACGAGCTTAGGGAAGATGATGAGAAATAGGATCTAAATATCTTAAAGCGACTAGTTGCTTTCACCGAAGTAAAAAGCATTCCTGTGCAGGTCCAGTAAGGAGAACTGATGTAGGTTGTCAGGAAAGGGTAAAAGGGTAAAGCTGTTCAAAAAAATAAAAATTTAAATTGACATAAAATCTCCTCAAGAATAACCTCAGAAAAGGTAGTGAACTGTTTCTGCGTCAAAAAAAGGAGCAAGTCAAAGATGAAGTTGTGGCGTTATCTTTTTTTAATTTTGTTTGCATGGGTGATTGTTGCAATTGTGATTCCGTCTTTTCCTGGGTTTGTTAGATATTTAAGAATACGACAAATGTAAAGCAGGAGAAAAAAGAAAAGTTCGGCTAGATTGGGCATATAGGCATATAGAAACCCAAGCTGAACGAACAGGAGAAAAAAGAGATGAACAATACCGAACAGTCTGTTCAATCAAAGGAGCTTGAGGTTCATATATTATGGATCAATGCTGGCCTTTCATGTGACGGAGATTCTGTTGCGTTGACTGCTGCTAGCCAGCCTTCCATAGAGGACTTAGTGCTTGGAGTATTCCCTGGTCTTCCTAAAGTACAGTTTCATTGGCCGCTTATAGATTATCACACTGGCGATGATTTTATCGAATGGTTTTTTAAAGCGGATCGTGGGGAAGTTGACCCCTTTATTTTAGTGGTTGAGGGTTCTATTCCGAATGAAAAAATAAAGGTTGAGGGATACTGGGCTGGATTCGGAAATGATCCTTCCACCGGTCAACCAATGACAACCAGCCAATGGATTGATCGGTTGGCTCCTAAGGCATGGGCGGTTGTTGCTGCGGGAACATGTGCGACCTATGGTGGAGTGCATGCGATGGCTGGCAACCCGACAGGGGCAATGGGGCTTCCAGACTATCTAGGATGGAAGTGGAAATCGAAGGCAGGAATTCCTATTGTTTGTGTACCCGGTTGTCCCATTCAACCAGATAATCTTTCGGAAA
Coding sequences within:
- a CDS encoding NADH-quinone oxidoreductase subunit B family protein, with product MNNTEQSVQSKELEVHILWINAGLSCDGDSVALTAASQPSIEDLVLGVFPGLPKVQFHWPLIDYHTGDDFIEWFFKADRGEVDPFILVVEGSIPNEKIKVEGYWAGFGNDPSTGQPMTTSQWIDRLAPKAWAVVAAGTCATYGGVHAMAGNPTGAMGLPDYLGWKWKSKAGIPIVCVPGCPIQPDNLSETFLYLLYQAAGKAPMIPLDENLRPSWLFEQTVHEGCDRGGYYEQGQFVNGYGEKECLVKVGCWGPVVKCNVPKRGWMGGIGGCPNVGGICIGCTMPGFPDKFMPFMDEPPGGMVSSMISGNYGTLIRKLRSITEHTVEKEPKWRHNRPELTTGYKPHWQQGG